A genome region from Bacillota bacterium includes the following:
- a CDS encoding DUF5698 domain-containing protein: MPDLGIILGYLLVFFARIIGIALFTLRCLFSVKGRKLEASLMGFAHCVIYVLVLGRIITALDDPLNLILYAGGFSVGTYVGSLLEDRMGAGFYTVEMVTKERLPEEMAKELREAGFGVTMLDGEGREGPIKLLFSTIERQSYPRIMSLIRRKDPTAFVTVLDARQAHRGFMHFRDGK, translated from the coding sequence TTGCCTGACCTGGGGATTATTCTTGGCTACTTGCTGGTATTCTTCGCCCGGATCATAGGTATAGCCTTATTCACCCTGCGTTGCCTGTTCTCGGTCAAGGGACGGAAACTCGAGGCGTCCTTGATGGGCTTTGCCCATTGTGTCATCTACGTCCTGGTGCTGGGCAGGATTATAACCGCCCTTGACGACCCCCTGAACCTGATCCTCTACGCCGGGGGCTTTTCCGTGGGCACCTACGTGGGGAGCCTGCTGGAGGACCGCATGGGTGCTGGCTTTTATACAGTGGAGATGGTCACCAAGGAGCGCTTGCCTGAGGAGATGGCCAAGGAGCTGAGGGAGGCGGGCTTCGGGGTGACCATGCTGGACGGCGAGGGTCGCGAAGGGCCCATAAAGTTGCTCTTCAGCACTATTGAAAGGCAATCCTACCCCCGCATAATGTCCCTCATCCGCCGGAAGGACCCCACGGCCTTCGTGACAGTGCTGGACGCGCGCCAGGCGCACCGGGGTTTCATGCACTTCAGGGACGGTAAATAG
- the yqfC gene encoding sporulation protein YqfC, translating into MGKPRGSKDRELRKRLAHLLDLPDDLLMDLPRLHLLGNVELTITNHRGVIEYTPARVVVGVSEGQVEVSGEGLSIAHVLPEELCIVGRISFLCMT; encoded by the coding sequence TTGGGGAAACCACGGGGGAGCAAAGACCGAGAACTCAGGAAGCGCCTGGCTCACCTCTTGGACCTTCCTGACGACCTGCTCATGGACCTCCCCCGGCTCCACCTCCTGGGCAACGTGGAGCTCACCATCACAAACCACCGGGGTGTGATAGAGTACACCCCGGCCAGGGTCGTTGTGGGGGTGAGCGAGGGTCAGGTAGAGGTGTCCGGGGAGGGGCTCTCCATCGCCCACGTGCTCCCCGAGGAGCTCTGCATCGTGGGAAGGATCAGCTTCTTGTGCATGACCTGA